A stretch of DNA from Raphanus sativus cultivar WK10039 unplaced genomic scaffold, ASM80110v3 Scaffold0875, whole genome shotgun sequence:
GGGACTCGCACTACCACCAATTGCATACATCTCCCAGTGTGTGTAGTCATTGTTCACTACATGGAAGTATCCATGCCTACACCTACAatcaaaaaaaaggtttcatcCTTCCAATGATTAAGATGATAAATCATTCAAAGTATTGTATAATTGAGAACCATTtgcataaaataaatcaataaaatataaaataacataaaataatttgtagAGATGAGTTCCAACAAGTATGTACCTTGGCATCCTCTGAATAAGACCTCTACCAAAATGGTTATAAGCAATCGTAACCTGCATCACCTTGTCCCTTGTGTAAGTATCACTATGTCCCAACAACATAACCTCGTTATGGTGCGTAAAGTAATTGTTAGAGATAGTAATGGCAGTGGAACCCATAACAGCATCAATAAGCCCATCAGCGCAAGTAGAGAGCGAGTTGTGATCAATCCAAATATGACTCGACCCAAAGATCGAGATCCCATCACCGTCAGCCATCGTCCTCCACCCATAATGCGACGGAGAGCTCCTCACCATAGCGTTACCAGTAGGTTTACAGTCATGAATATGTATCCCATGTATGATAATGTTCGTCACGTACTGTATGGTGATGCATGCACCATTAGCTATGTGTACGTTGACGCCACGGCCATCTATCGTCTTGAAGCTGTTCATGATGAGTTCTTGCTTCAGCGTTATGACCATGTCGCGTTTGAATACGATCCAGAGAGGCTCTTCTTGGATCACGGCGTGACGGAGTGTGCCCGGTTTAGGGTTAACCGGGTTATCGTCGTTAGGGTCGCTCACGACGTAGTAGCGTCCGTCTCTGCCGCCTATTGCGTTGCGTCCGAAACCGATTGCGCAGATGGCGAGGTGTTTTCGCCGGAATTGCCATTTCCGGTCACAACGCCAGCAATCGTCGATTGGGTTACCGGTGGAGCATGAGAAGTAACCTAACCTTCTCCGCACGGTACTGTTACGAATGCTCctgaaacaaatcaaaaccgGTTTTAGCGAACCAAACTTATCTCAACGTACTATAaccattaaattaaataaaaccgGTCCAATATTTTTGAGTGGGCCATTTAACATGAAACTAAAGGATATCTACGTCGGTGGGCACATTCATACATTTTTAATACATGATGTAAATAATCTTGTAACAAGTTTCACATTATTGGTTATTGTATAACGAGATAAGATTGGaactattgaaaaaaaaaaaaaaaaaagattggaaCTATTGTTTTTTCTGAGTACAGTAATCATGAAAGAACTGGAAGAACACTACACGAGGCATATGCATGGGCTTGTCGCGATTCACTGCTCCAAAAGATTAGGTGTTTGTTGGAACATTTACACATGTTTTttgttacaaaacaaaaacattacaTATGTTCTTCTGGACCAATGTGTCCATAGGATTTTCGCAAGCAATTATATTTACTACATGCGTTTTCTTATATTTACCATtacattttatttctatttttcaacTATATGTTATGGTGCATTGCATTTAATGAGAAAATGGCACCCAGATCCAACTCAACTAAATGAGCTCAAGTATATGATGTTTGATGTTTTGGTTCACCCAGAGAAATAGTGAAGTCTGAAACGCCCAGTAAGAGTAAGTATAAAGAATTTATATTAACTACTAAAGTACTTACCCACAGTCATTCTATCTTTCACTTCTCATATTGATAGATAGTTTACACACTAGATCGTTATCTCTAAATGTATCTATatggccaaaaaaaaaacatattccaTTCGTTTTTTTTCCTCTGAATGGGAACCAAGAAGTGAGATACATTTAGAGATAACGATCTCTACAAAGAAAGTACTTCTAGTTTTTTCGTCTGAAAATacttaaactaaaactaaaactaacTACAAAGCAAACTTTAAGATAGGATAAAACGAATACAAATCCTAAATATTTTCCGGAAAATTAAAACCCTGTCATTTTTAGTAAAGTTATCTAGTTAAAAACAGTTAAATTGAATAAATAGAAATCTTTATCTTTtgtaaaatgaaaagaaaaaaaaaagataaaagaaaaagtgGGAAAAGGAATAGAATCGAGGTCTGGTGGTTGGCCCTATGGATTGAACCCTTTGAccagaatttataaaaattcttACACAAGCACCATGTGAGCTCTGCTCCACATAAATACAAGttacctgtttttttttaattctcatttattttatttcttaactATTTACAAAAGAAGATCACAGGAATCTATCCAACCAGACGTCACGAGATACTGGTCCTTTAAGAGTtaagtttaatttattgttttaccAACTACCCAATCGCAATAGATCAAACAGATGTACTTACTGTTTAATTAGCAAACATACATTACATTATCACACTATCCTAATAAagcaaaaattaaaaaaatgcaaGCAACAGAAATACTCACATGTCCACCATGGCAGCTACTTCGTCTGGATTCTCAACTGCATGTTCATGCCATGTTTCATTGGACCTGAAACACAATTAATTAGTTtactatattaaaaacaaaactacaATTACTATCTCTAAACCCGAAATGAAACAATTCTATCTCATTAAGCAATATACTAAACCTTACTAATCACCACTAGTGTTGGCGTGTTGCATTATTAATAACACCACTCTTTTGTTCGAGCACAGGGATCTGTTCATTGTCAATAAAAAGATCCGAAACTACAATAATTTGAGATCCATAATACACAAATCAAGTAATACTGATCTGTaattcaaagaagaaaaatgcTTTCTTCTTTCATCATAGATTCTGAGTTGCTTCTGAAGTTTCAATGCTATGTTCTATCAACCAGATCACGTAAAACAGTTGACTCCAAACTGAACTAAGAACATTCCATATAATAAGCAATTAATCGATGATACCTGGTGGAATCGACACCAGCAAAAAGCATTGATAGGAGTAATGCAGAAGCAAAGAGGACAAGTACTTTCGTGATAGCCATTGTTATTGCTCTGCTCTTTTGTGTTTATCTGTCTCTGTTCGAGCCAGAGGCTTTGTCGGTCTGTTCtgttggaagaagaagaaacgaaGGAAGAAGAAGTATGAAAAGATTTTAAGAAAGGCTCTAGTGGGAGGAGTTATTATATAAGAGAAATTGTGCGTGACATGGCTTAATTAATTGAGTATTCAGAACATAAAACTCATAGTGGATTTGACATAAAAAAATTC
This window harbors:
- the LOC108812690 gene encoding probable pectate lyase 20, with product MAITKVLVLFASALLLSMLFAGVDSTRSNETWHEHAVENPDEVAAMVDMSIRNSTVRRRLGYFSCSTGNPIDDCWRCDRKWQFRRKHLAICAIGFGRNAIGGRDGRYYVVSDPNDDNPVNPKPGTLRHAVIQEEPLWIVFKRDMVITLKQELIMNSFKTIDGRGVNVHIANGACITIQYVTNIIIHGIHIHDCKPTGNAMVRSSPSHYGWRTMADGDGISIFGSSHIWIDHNSLSTCADGLIDAVMGSTAITISNNYFTHHNEVMLLGHSDTYTRDKVMQVTIAYNHFGRGLIQRMPRCRHGYFHVVNNDYTHWEMYAIGGSASPTINSQGNRYLAPRNRFAKEVTKRDYAGHWQWKHWNWRSEGDLFLNGAFFTRSGSGRGASYARASSLAAKSSSLVGVLTSNAGALNCRGGRRC